Within the Thalassoglobus sp. JC818 genome, the region ATCAGTTTCGACGAGAATCCCAACATGCTTCGGACGATTCGACGTTCTCACACGTGTTCCAATAAACAGATCAACACTACTACCGCACTGCGCATCATCATAATCGACTTTCGCCTCTGCGCACACCTTACTCTTCAATCCCGCCAAGCTAGGCAATCAAACTCAACTTGAAATTCGAGAGTCTCCAAGCCTAATAATGCCAAAAAAATACGGCGCGACGTCACAGATTGCCCCGGAATTGTGGACTCTACATTGACGGCAATGTTACCCTAAACGAGAGACCGGAGTTACGAGACCGCTTGATGACTCATTGACGGAATTCTTACCACTTCTTTGTTCAATCGTCAGACCGTCACCGCAAAGTTCCACCATAGATATTGAGACATGACTTCGAACACTCGCCAAATCGAAAACACGATCCCGGTGATCCCTGTCTCGAACCTGACTCAAAGCATCGCGTTCTACACTCAAAAACTTGGATTTCACCTTGAGTGGGGTGGCGAAGACGGGAGCAAGATTTGCTTGGTGAACCGTGATGGTTGCAGCCTGATGCTGGCTGAAGCGTTTGGCCCATCGCCCCCACAGTGGGTCTGGATCGGCGTGGAAAGTGAAGAACTCTTTGAAGAGTGGAAGAACGCCGGAGCAAAGGTCAGACAAGAGCCGAAAAACTGGAGTTGGGCGTACGCAATGAAGTTCGAAGACATCGACGGGAACATACTGTGGATTGGAACAGAACCCCGAACCAACGAGCCATACGCTGATCGAATTACATAAGAATCGGTGAGCGAGAGAAGAGTTCTATTGGCGCCAGAAACGCAACATCGCTGAACCAGCTGCACACACAAGCTGCGTCATCAACAGTTTTCATTGCTGCGAGATCCCCTTATGTCCCTTCTGAAGTCCTGGAAAGCCATCTTTTCATTCGCGAGTTGTTGTTGTCCTTTTCGACGTTCATATTTCTGTCCCCAAACTCGAACGAGCAGAATGCACGATTTCTTTCACAAAAGCTCGGTTGTTCTCATCGATCTCTGGAACTAAATTCTCGATGCCATTAACGAGTTCGACTGCGTCGTCCCCGAAGAACTCCCGCAGTCGTTCCATGTCGGCTGTAGA harbors:
- a CDS encoding VOC family protein — protein: MTSNTRQIENTIPVIPVSNLTQSIAFYTQKLGFHLEWGGEDGSKICLVNRDGCSLMLAEAFGPSPPQWVWIGVESEELFEEWKNAGAKVRQEPKNWSWAYAMKFEDIDGNILWIGTEPRTNEPYADRIT